The Opitutales bacterium ASA1 genome window below encodes:
- the motA gene encoding flagellar motor stator protein MotA — MLIIIGYVIVLVATLGGFMIAGGNPVVLLHVSEFVVIGGIALGVLVVASPSKTIKHTIHASMVAFKGALPARADYMDLFKILYELFMTGKKSGLIALDEHVSSPETSAIFQKYPGFLKHKDRLSFLCNGLKPIIDGKIKPDQLQPLLEAEIKSKEQEGHGPLIILGLVGDSLPGIGIVAAVLGIINTMAAIADGPEAVGQKVAAALTGTFLGILGAYGFINPLTNRIKFNDEMEIKYFQCMATAISSFARGLAPIMAIEIARRSLDHSLTPGADELEQELKNALAGK; from the coding sequence ATGCTCATCATCATCGGATATGTCATCGTGCTGGTCGCCACGCTCGGCGGCTTCATGATCGCGGGTGGAAACCCGGTCGTGCTCCTGCACGTGTCCGAGTTCGTCGTGATCGGTGGCATCGCGCTCGGCGTGCTCGTGGTCGCGAGCCCTTCGAAAACGATCAAGCACACGATCCATGCATCGATGGTGGCCTTCAAGGGAGCCCTTCCCGCCAGGGCCGACTACATGGACCTCTTCAAGATCCTCTACGAGTTGTTCATGACAGGAAAGAAGAGCGGCCTAATCGCGCTCGACGAACACGTCTCCAGTCCGGAAACGAGTGCCATTTTCCAGAAGTATCCCGGCTTTCTGAAGCACAAGGACCGGCTCTCGTTCCTGTGTAACGGGCTCAAGCCGATCATCGACGGCAAGATCAAGCCCGACCAGTTGCAGCCGTTGCTCGAGGCGGAGATCAAGTCGAAGGAGCAGGAGGGGCACGGACCGCTCATCATTCTCGGTCTGGTCGGCGACTCGCTGCCCGGTATCGGCATCGTCGCCGCCGTGTTGGGCATCATCAACACGATGGCCGCGATCGCAGACGGTCCCGAGGCGGTGGGTCAGAAGGTGGCAGCGGCACTCACCGGCACGTTTCTCGGCATCCTTGGTGCCTACGGGTTCATCAATCCGTTGACCAACCGCATAAAATTCAACGACGAGATGGAGATCAAATACTTCCAGTGCATGGCGACGGCGATCTCCTCGTTCGCTCGCGGACTTGCACCGATCATGGCGATCGAAATCGCGCGCCGCAGCCTCGATCACTCGCTCACTCCGGGGGCGGACGAGCTCGAGCAGGAACTCAAGAACGCCCTCGCGGGCAAGTGA
- the flgG gene encoding flagellar basal-body rod protein FlgG: MNLALYAAASGMEAQQINLNTISNNIANVNTVGFKKSKIEFQDLFYQATRQAGAEAGAGNLVPTSVELGNGSQVVSTAKVFTQGQLSQTGGDLDIAIEGDGFFEVERPDGTSAFTRDGTFKVGADGRVMTSDGYPVLSGFQAIPAGTTGIGISTTGEVSLATPNGVQNFRLQLARFQNSSGLQSIGGNLYVETAASGVPEIGNPAEGGFGTVRQGFVEASNVNVVEEMVGMILAQRAYEVNSKSIQTSDQMLERISQLKR; this comes from the coding sequence ATGAATCTCGCTCTTTACGCCGCCGCCTCGGGCATGGAAGCCCAGCAGATCAACCTCAACACGATCTCGAACAACATCGCGAACGTGAACACGGTCGGCTTCAAAAAGAGCAAGATCGAGTTCCAAGACCTCTTCTATCAAGCCACCCGCCAAGCCGGTGCCGAAGCCGGCGCGGGCAACCTCGTCCCCACCTCGGTCGAACTGGGCAACGGCAGCCAAGTCGTCTCCACCGCCAAGGTCTTCACCCAAGGTCAACTCTCCCAGACCGGGGGCGATCTCGACATCGCGATCGAAGGCGACGGCTTCTTCGAAGTCGAGCGCCCGGACGGTACGAGCGCGTTCACTCGCGACGGCACTTTCAAGGTCGGAGCGGATGGCCGCGTCATGACGAGCGACGGCTACCCCGTGCTCAGCGGCTTCCAAGCCATCCCGGCCGGCACCACCGGTATTGGTATTTCCACTACGGGCGAGGTCTCCCTCGCCACGCCCAACGGCGTGCAGAATTTCCGCCTCCAACTCGCCCGCTTCCAGAATTCCTCCGGCCTGCAGAGCATCGGAGGCAACCTCTACGTCGAGACCGCAGCCAGCGGCGTGCCCGAGATCGGCAATCCCGCCGAGGGTGGCTTCGGTACCGTGCGTCAGGGTTTCGTCGAGGCTTCCAACGTGAACGTGGTCGAAGAGATGGTCGGCATGATCCTCGCGCAGCGCGCCTACGAGGTGAACTCCAAGTCCATCCAGACCTCCGATCAGATGCTCGAGCGCATCAGCCAGCTCAAACGATAG
- the flgF gene encoding flagellar basal-body rod protein FlgF has protein sequence MIQGLYQSAAAADGLQAWNDAIARNIASSSMPGYKKSEVSFEGVMAGAIGYGVGATDAASHARLNPQVSAAIDFSAGEMRRTGDPMEFAIEGDGFFRLQRPDGSFVFTRDGQFRLAADGRLVSKQGYEVTSDAGAIQLLIDGGPLSVDAEGRLRQGDQEVGVLGVFGFGDRAGLRRTTGGFEVDPENPQAAVLAEGARVHQGVVEMGNVSGIREMTHLVLVSNALQANQKVIQSFDGLSERAVQILGNTGS, from the coding sequence ATGATCCAAGGACTTTACCAGAGCGCAGCCGCTGCCGACGGCCTGCAGGCGTGGAACGACGCCATAGCCCGGAACATCGCTTCGTCGTCGATGCCCGGCTACAAGAAGTCCGAGGTCTCGTTCGAAGGCGTGATGGCCGGCGCCATCGGTTACGGCGTCGGCGCGACCGACGCCGCCTCCCACGCCCGTCTCAATCCGCAGGTCAGTGCCGCGATCGACTTCTCCGCGGGCGAGATGCGCCGCACCGGCGACCCGATGGAGTTCGCGATCGAAGGTGACGGCTTCTTCCGCCTCCAGCGACCCGACGGCTCGTTCGTCTTCACGCGTGACGGGCAGTTTCGCCTCGCGGCCGACGGACGCCTCGTGAGCAAGCAGGGCTACGAAGTCACCAGCGACGCCGGCGCCATCCAACTCTTGATCGACGGTGGACCGCTCTCGGTCGACGCCGAGGGTCGCCTCCGGCAGGGTGATCAAGAAGTCGGCGTGCTCGGCGTGTTCGGCTTCGGCGATCGCGCCGGACTGCGTCGCACCACCGGCGGCTTCGAAGTGGACCCCGAGAACCCGCAGGCGGCCGTGCTCGCCGAAGGCGCTCGCGTCCATCAAGGCGTGGTCGAGATGGGCAACGTCTCCGGCATCCGCGAGATGACGCACCTCGTCCTCGTCTCCAATGCGCTGCAAGCCAACCAGAAGGTCATCCAGAGCTTCGACGGCTTGAGCGAACGCGCTGTCCAGATCCTCGGTAACACCGGCTCGTGA
- a CDS encoding FliA/WhiG family RNA polymerase sigma factor, with amino-acid sequence MKHEAQVPTVAPTHAARSRVGKAYGKASSTPPESQEALLQMYLPIVKSIVSKIKINLPPHIEEDDLYSVGLAGLISALKKYDPSQQKSFGSYAAMRIRGAILDELRRMDWMPRNARTNFKRLRKTVEEIEQRLGRPATEEEVRAELQLSPKEYSALLDEVRPISFVPLDSSPNGEDGDEPNLYEVIADDSLTSATDKMEKDELVRMVAERINQLPEVPRKVLAMYYYEDMRLAEIAAVFGLTESRICQIHSQAILSLRTYLTNIMHK; translated from the coding sequence ATGAAGCACGAAGCCCAAGTCCCGACCGTCGCTCCCACCCATGCTGCTCGCAGTCGCGTGGGCAAGGCTTACGGCAAGGCATCGTCGACGCCTCCCGAATCGCAGGAGGCGCTGCTGCAGATGTACCTGCCGATCGTGAAGTCGATCGTCTCGAAGATCAAAATCAACCTCCCGCCCCACATCGAGGAGGACGATCTCTACAGCGTCGGTCTCGCGGGTCTGATCTCCGCGCTCAAGAAGTACGATCCGTCTCAACAGAAATCCTTCGGCTCGTACGCGGCCATGCGCATCCGGGGCGCCATTCTCGACGAGTTGCGGCGCATGGACTGGATGCCGCGCAACGCCCGCACGAACTTCAAGCGCCTGCGCAAGACCGTCGAGGAGATCGAGCAACGCCTCGGCCGCCCCGCTACCGAAGAGGAGGTTCGCGCCGAGCTCCAGCTCTCGCCCAAGGAATACAGCGCGCTGCTCGACGAGGTGCGCCCCATCAGTTTCGTCCCGCTCGACTCCAGTCCGAACGGCGAGGACGGCGACGAACCCAACCTCTACGAAGTCATCGCCGACGATTCGCTCACCTCCGCGACCGACAAGATGGAGAAAGACGAACTCGTCCGCATGGTGGCCGAGCGCATCAATCAGTTGCCTGAAGTGCCACGCAAGGTGCTCGCGATGTACTACTACGAGGACATGAGGCTCGCCGAAATCGCGGCCGTGTTCGGCCTGACCGAGTCGCGCATCTGCCAGATCCACTCGCAGGCGATCCTAAGTCTGAGGACGTATCTGACGAATATCATGCACAAGTAG
- the motB gene encoding flagellar motor protein MotB codes for MAGGGGGAWKVAYADFVTAMMALFMVLWISAQDQEILIATSQYFQSPFKSPMEASSGVMPGTSGGGSDASQSETTPSSLTDMAMLNQLAREFYKLLDIDDTAKDVPVEVQVTNDGLRITVFDRTAQPLFRADTSEFTPWGNFVVQNLAWVLDRYPFRVRIDGHTATGFRSGNVDYSAWELSADRANATRRALQRYAVAGERIERVTGFADTVPLPNRGADDPANQRIELSMVVSEALRARR; via the coding sequence ATGGCCGGCGGTGGAGGAGGTGCATGGAAAGTGGCTTACGCCGACTTCGTCACGGCGATGATGGCGCTGTTCATGGTTCTTTGGATCTCGGCTCAAGATCAGGAGATCCTGATCGCGACCTCCCAGTATTTTCAGAGTCCGTTCAAGTCGCCCATGGAGGCGTCGTCCGGCGTGATGCCCGGCACCTCCGGTGGCGGCTCCGACGCCTCGCAATCCGAGACGACGCCCTCGTCGCTCACGGACATGGCGATGCTCAACCAACTCGCGCGCGAGTTCTACAAGTTGCTCGACATCGACGACACGGCCAAGGACGTGCCCGTGGAGGTGCAGGTGACCAACGACGGGCTACGCATCACCGTGTTCGATCGGACGGCCCAGCCGCTCTTTCGCGCCGACACCTCCGAGTTCACGCCTTGGGGAAACTTCGTCGTGCAGAACCTCGCGTGGGTGCTCGATCGTTATCCGTTTCGCGTGCGAATCGACGGACACACCGCGACTGGTTTCCGGAGCGGCAACGTGGATTACTCCGCATGGGAGCTGAGCGCCGATCGCGCCAATGCCACGCGGCGCGCACTCCAACGCTACGCCGTCGCCGGGGAGCGCATCGAGCGTGTCACCGGCTTCGCCGACACCGTTCCGTTGCCCAACCGAGGCGCGGACGATCCCGCCAATCAACGCATCGAACTGAGCATGGTCGTCTCCGAGGCCCTCAGGGCCCGTCGCTGA
- a CDS encoding flagellar basal body P-ring protein FlgI, with amino-acid sequence MQGRILVSLLLAAVALASTATAARIKDLVLVEGGRDNQLVGYGLVIGLSGDGDSSTSFYTVQSIANALQRFGINVAPSLVKSKNVAAVMITADIPAFLKPGQRIDVTVSSVGDAKSLQGGVLLQTPLVGGDDQVYAVAQGPVAVGGFLGGEGGEGGATVQKNHPTVGMIAGGAIVERAIPMQIVADGEMRLLLLNPDFSSAARMAEAINVAYPDSALAADSSTVRVRVPEVFDGREVDFIAALGRIDVVPDIPARIIINERTGTIVATSSVRISTVAVSHGALTITISSSLAASQPGAFSPGQTTVLPSTNTEVTEVQGGFRVIDDYPSIEEVTSALNAMGVSTREMMSIFQSMKRAGALQAELIIN; translated from the coding sequence ATGCAAGGACGCATCCTCGTTTCTCTCCTTCTCGCCGCGGTCGCTCTCGCATCCACCGCGACTGCCGCGCGCATCAAGGACCTCGTGCTCGTCGAGGGCGGTCGCGACAATCAACTCGTCGGCTACGGACTCGTGATCGGACTCTCCGGCGACGGCGACAGCAGCACCTCGTTCTACACGGTGCAGAGCATTGCGAACGCGCTCCAGCGCTTCGGCATCAACGTCGCTCCCTCCTTGGTCAAATCCAAGAACGTCGCCGCCGTCATGATCACGGCCGACATCCCCGCCTTCCTCAAACCCGGCCAACGCATCGACGTGACCGTGTCCTCCGTCGGTGACGCGAAGTCGCTGCAGGGCGGCGTGCTTCTTCAAACTCCGCTCGTGGGCGGCGACGACCAGGTCTACGCCGTCGCGCAAGGCCCCGTGGCCGTCGGAGGTTTCCTCGGCGGGGAAGGTGGGGAGGGCGGTGCCACCGTCCAAAAGAACCATCCAACCGTCGGCATGATCGCCGGCGGCGCCATCGTCGAGCGCGCCATCCCCATGCAAATCGTCGCCGACGGCGAGATGCGCCTGCTTCTCCTCAACCCGGATTTTTCCTCTGCCGCACGCATGGCCGAGGCGATCAACGTCGCCTATCCCGACTCCGCGCTCGCCGCGGATTCCTCCACCGTGCGCGTCCGTGTGCCCGAAGTCTTCGACGGTCGCGAGGTCGACTTCATCGCCGCCCTCGGCCGCATCGACGTCGTCCCCGACATCCCCGCGCGGATCATCATCAACGAACGCACCGGCACGATCGTCGCCACCTCGAGCGTGCGCATCTCCACCGTCGCCGTCAGCCACGGTGCGTTGACGATCACCATCTCCTCCTCCCTCGCCGCCAGCCAGCCCGGTGCCTTCAGCCCGGGACAAACGACCGTGCTACCGAGCACGAACACCGAAGTGACCGAAGTCCAAGGCGGCTTTCGGGTGATCGATGACTACCCGTCGATCGAAGAAGTCACCTCCGCGCTCAACGCCATGGGCGTCTCCACCCGCGAGATGATGTCGATCTTCCAATCGATGAAGCGCGCCGGCGCCCTCCAGGCCGAACTGATCATCAACTAG
- the flhA gene encoding flagellar biosynthesis protein FlhA produces the protein MSSDTPGPRKSLLGILAGGDVMLTTSLFGAVVLLILPLPAAALDVLLAASIGLSLLILLTIIYVKDAPEFSAFPTILLGVTLFRLGLNVASTRLILLDGDAGNVIDAFGSFVVRDNYVVGAVVFLILVVINFIVITKGAGRIAEVAARFTLDAMPGKQMAIDAELNAGIIDEATATKRRTKIQKEADFYGAMDGSSKFVRGDAMAGIIITLINVVGGITIGVAQKGMAVTEAMQKFTLLSIGDGLVSQVPALIVSLAAGVLVTRTSDTDNLGSHIKRQLTSYPRAMYALSGMMLFFAVVPGMPMVPFFVISAVAGFAGWSLNRRKAAEAAEADAAAADGAARERAGAGQAAAQPGATPSPVGAEFEKIIETDLFSIELGYNVVALADRAQNGDLLDRITGVRKTIARELGIVIPPIAVRDNLELDTNEYRFLLRNREVARSRVMPRRWMAMNVGGSTVQLRGIPTVEPVFGIDAVWIGEEERQSAEINGYSVVDAASVMVTHLSESLRQVACHLLSRQDVQALVDMVKQKHATLVSELLPDLVNIGVIQRVLQNLLKEGVSIRNLPLILEAVADYAHVSKNPDDLSEQVRRRLGDYFVPELESAPGVLEAITLDPRVEQQLVSRVQKSAFDVTLTLDPVLAQHLLNELTVRSGDCAARGVQPILVTTTEIRLPFKRFFEPSLPKLIVLGYQELPSRVEIRNTGIISLPVASGRPSNAVQAHAQTHAAAA, from the coding sequence CACGACGAGCCTCTTCGGTGCCGTCGTCCTGCTCATCCTGCCTCTTCCGGCGGCCGCGCTCGACGTGCTGCTCGCCGCCAGCATCGGGCTTTCGCTGCTCATTTTGCTCACGATCATCTACGTGAAGGACGCGCCGGAGTTCTCCGCGTTTCCCACCATCCTGCTCGGCGTCACGTTGTTTCGACTCGGGCTCAACGTCGCTTCCACGCGGCTCATCCTGCTCGACGGCGACGCGGGCAACGTGATCGACGCGTTCGGCAGCTTCGTGGTGCGCGACAACTACGTGGTCGGCGCGGTCGTGTTCCTGATCCTCGTGGTGATCAACTTCATCGTCATCACCAAGGGCGCGGGCCGCATCGCCGAGGTCGCCGCTCGCTTCACCCTCGACGCCATGCCCGGCAAGCAGATGGCGATCGATGCCGAACTCAACGCCGGCATCATCGACGAAGCCACCGCCACGAAGCGCCGCACCAAGATTCAGAAGGAGGCGGACTTCTACGGTGCGATGGACGGTTCGTCCAAGTTCGTGCGCGGCGATGCGATGGCGGGCATCATCATCACCCTGATCAACGTCGTGGGCGGCATCACGATCGGTGTGGCGCAAAAGGGCATGGCGGTGACGGAGGCCATGCAGAAGTTCACCCTTCTCTCGATCGGCGACGGTCTCGTCTCCCAAGTGCCCGCGCTGATCGTCTCGCTCGCCGCCGGTGTGCTCGTCACGCGCACGTCGGACACGGACAACCTCGGGTCCCACATCAAGCGACAGCTCACATCGTACCCACGCGCCATGTACGCGCTCTCGGGTATGATGCTCTTCTTCGCCGTCGTGCCGGGCATGCCGATGGTGCCGTTTTTCGTCATCTCCGCGGTGGCCGGTTTCGCCGGCTGGTCGTTGAATCGTCGCAAGGCAGCCGAAGCGGCGGAAGCCGATGCGGCCGCCGCCGATGGTGCGGCGCGCGAACGTGCCGGGGCGGGTCAGGCCGCGGCGCAACCCGGAGCGACACCCTCGCCCGTGGGCGCGGAGTTCGAGAAGATCATCGAGACGGATCTCTTCTCGATCGAACTCGGCTACAACGTCGTCGCGCTCGCCGACCGGGCGCAGAACGGCGACCTGCTCGACCGCATCACCGGTGTGCGCAAGACGATCGCGCGCGAGTTGGGCATCGTGATCCCGCCCATTGCGGTGCGCGACAATCTCGAACTCGACACCAACGAGTACCGCTTCCTCTTGCGGAACCGCGAGGTCGCGCGCAGCCGCGTGATGCCGCGCCGCTGGATGGCGATGAACGTCGGTGGCAGCACGGTGCAATTGCGCGGCATCCCGACCGTCGAACCGGTCTTCGGCATCGACGCCGTATGGATCGGCGAGGAGGAGCGGCAGAGCGCGGAGATCAACGGCTACTCGGTGGTCGACGCCGCTTCGGTCATGGTCACGCACCTCTCCGAGTCGTTGCGTCAAGTCGCGTGTCACCTCCTCTCGCGTCAGGACGTGCAAGCACTGGTCGACATGGTGAAACAGAAACACGCCACGCTCGTGTCCGAGCTTCTGCCCGATCTGGTGAACATCGGCGTCATCCAGCGCGTGTTGCAGAATCTCCTCAAGGAGGGCGTATCCATCCGAAACCTACCGCTCATCCTCGAGGCGGTGGCGGACTACGCGCACGTGTCGAAGAATCCCGATGATCTCTCCGAGCAAGTGCGTCGTCGCCTCGGCGACTACTTCGTACCGGAACTCGAGAGCGCGCCCGGTGTGCTCGAAGCCATCACACTCGATCCGCGGGTGGAGCAGCAACTCGTGTCGCGGGTGCAAAAGTCGGCCTTCGACGTGACGCTCACGCTCGACCCCGTGCTCGCTCAACACTTGCTCAACGAACTCACCGTGCGCAGCGGCGATTGTGCGGCCAGAGGTGTGCAGCCGATCTTGGTCACGACCACCGAGATCCGCCTGCCGTTCAAACGCTTCTTCGAGCCCTCGCTGCCGAAGTTGATCGTGTTGGGTTACCAAGAGCTGCCGTCGCGCGTGGAGATTCGAAACACCGGCATCATCTCGCTGCCGGTCGCGTCCGGAAGACCGAGTAACGCCGTGCAAGCGCACGCACAAACGCACGCCGCCGCGGCCTGA
- a CDS encoding flagellar basal body L-ring protein FlgH: MKTVSAFVSKSVLVAVGIASCATLSASDKSSLWLAGRAGETAMFGDRRARQVGDILTVMVQESASVQASLRTKTDKSGAVDASVTSFFFDPASSSLGTHNGALPSTSFGGSSNFTGGGEITNRQSITARAAVTVIDVLPNGNLVIEGSRYVAYSGEKQYAVLRGIVRPADIQSGNTVLSSSIADARVEFLSRGSISSAQRKGWLTRVVDLVNPF; the protein is encoded by the coding sequence ATGAAAACCGTGTCCGCGTTCGTTTCTAAGTCCGTTCTCGTCGCCGTCGGCATCGCCTCCTGCGCGACGCTCTCCGCCTCGGACAAGTCCTCCCTCTGGCTCGCCGGTAGGGCAGGGGAGACCGCCATGTTCGGCGACCGGCGCGCGCGTCAGGTCGGCGATATTCTCACGGTCATGGTGCAGGAGTCCGCGAGCGTGCAGGCCTCGCTTCGCACCAAGACCGACAAGAGCGGCGCGGTCGACGCTTCGGTGACTTCGTTCTTCTTCGATCCCGCTTCGAGCAGTCTCGGCACGCACAACGGCGCGTTGCCCAGCACGTCTTTCGGTGGTTCCAGCAACTTCACCGGTGGCGGCGAAATCACCAATCGCCAGTCCATCACCGCCCGGGCCGCAGTCACGGTCATCGACGTGCTCCCCAACGGCAACCTCGTGATCGAGGGCTCGCGCTACGTCGCCTACTCGGGCGAGAAGCAGTACGCCGTGCTCCGTGGCATCGTGCGCCCCGCCGACATCCAGTCCGGCAACACCGTCCTTTCGTCCAGCATCGCCGACGCACGCGTCGAGTTCCTCTCCCGCGGATCGATCTCCTCGGCCCAGCGCAAAGGCTGGCTCACTCGAGTGGTCGATCTGGTGAATCCCTTCTGA